Genomic window (Estrella lausannensis):
ATGACCGTCTCAATCCTTTCATTGGCAACCAAGGTGCCTGAGGCATCGCTGAACCGGGAGACATTTGTCCAGCGTCTCCAAAACCATCTTTCTCTCTCTCCCGAGGAGGCGCATTTTCTTAAGAAGGTCGTCAGAGGAACTTCTATAGAAAAGCGGCATTCTGTCGTTGCGGACATGTTCAATCCCGATTCCTTTCCCTCAGTCGGTCAAGAAACATCTGCCCGTTCCTTGCTTTATCAGAGCGTAGCGCCTGCCCTTGCAGAAGATGTTTCTAGGGCAGCGGTGGAATCTTGGGGTGGAAATGTTGAGGCGATCACCCATGTGATCTCTGTCTCTTGCACAGGTTGCATCGCTCCCGGTATAGAATTTCTGCTCGTAGACCGCCTCGGCCTTTCGAGGAGCGTGGAGCGTCTGGGAATCAATTTCATGGGCTGTTTTGGAGCGTTCAAGGGTCTCGCGGTCGCAAAAGCGCTAGCGCTAGAAAATCCTAAAAACCGCGTCTTGCTGGTATGCACCGAGCTTTGTTCCCTCCATTTTCAGCATGCGAGTACGAAAGAGACATTGGTTGCCAATTCCCTCTTTGGTGATGGCGCTGCGGCAGTGGTCGTTGGAGCTTTGGCGACATCGAATGAAAAGCCCCTTTTGTCTCTCAAGGGGCAAGCCTCGCTGGCGCTTCCGGGTTCGCTGGACCTGATGACATGGAGCGTTGGCGACACCGGTTTTAAAATGGAGCTCAGCCCGAAGGTCCCCGAGGCGATCGGAGAATATATCGTGCCCTTTTCTAAAAAATTGGCAGCACCCCATACCGATTTTCACGAGTGCACATTCGCCGTGCATCCGGGCGGCAGGGCGATTGTGGAAACTGTGGCTAAAGCCTGCTCGTTGAACGAGAGCCAGCTGGAAGCTTCCTGGAGTGTTCTCAGGCAGTATGGTAACATGTCGAGTCCGACCTTTCTTTTTGTGTTGGATGAAGTGTTGAAGAAAAAGAGCGACTCGCCCTGGGTTCTTGGTCTCGGCTTCGGCCCCGGACTCTCCATCGAGGGTTTGCTACTGAAGAGGGAGTAGGGTCATGTGGCAGCGAGAACGCTCGAACGAACAGGAAATTTTAGATCTGGGGCCTCTTTATTACACACAAGAGGAGTACGCGCTTTGTTTAAAGCATTTGAGCCGGATCAACCAATTGCTTGGCGGCTACCGGGCAGTCAGAAAGGCGCTTAAAGGATCGAACCCCCGCTCCATTCTTGAGGTAGGTATGGGGGGCGGAGGACTGTCTAGAAGGTTAAGCCGCTGGTTTCCGAATGCCAGCGTTTTGGGGGTGGATATCAATCCTGAAGCAGTTGCCTACGCTCGTGCCATGATGCCCCAAGGCCAAAGTAACTTGTCCTTCGAGTTGCAAAAGACAAAGTCCCTGCCTTACAGGGAAGGAGCGTTCGATGTGGTCACAACGATGCTGGTTACCCATCATATGGATGACGAGGAGTTGATCGACTTTTTGAAAGAGAGCTACAGAATCGCTTCTTCGCTTGTGGTCATCAATGATTTGCAAAGGCACCTCTTGGCGTATGTGGCCTTTTCGGTAGTGGCACCGCTTCTCTTTCCCAGCCGGCTGATATGGCACGATGGCAGACTATCCATAAGACGCTCTTTCAAAAGAGGGGATTGGATCCGTCTTCTTAAAAAGGCTGGATTTCAAGAGGGGCAATACAAGCTCAGCTGGAACTTCCCATTCCGCTGGACATTAACGCTGGTGAAGCAATGAAAGCAGATTGTTTGATTATCGGTGGAGGCGTTGCGGGCCTGTCCGCTCTGAATCGGTTGATCGACAGGGGAGTCCGGGCTGTCTTGCTTGAAGAACGCTCCTTTCCGGCGCATAAGATGTGCGGCGAATTCATCTCTCCGGAGGCTTTGCCGCTCTTGAAACAATGGGACATTGAACCGGCGGCCGCGATCTCTTCGGTGTGTCTTGTGTCTCCGCGTTCTGATTTATATATCCCGCTTAAAGAGTGTGCAGGCGGCCTTTCGCGTTACCTGCTCGATGATGCCCTGGCCAGGAGGGCCATTGAAAGGGGAGCGGAGGTTGTTTGCGGCGTTAAAGTCCTTGGCGTAGAGGGGCCTCAAGGGGCCGAGGAGCCCTATCGAGTTCAACTCGATTCGGGAGTTGTCTTTGAGGCCAAGACACTAATTGTCAGCACGGGGCGTTTGCCTGGATCTTACACCACTTCTTCGCAGCCCGCCTTTTGTTATGTGGGTGCCAAGGCTCACTTTGAAGGGATCGACTGCGGGGAGCAGCTTACGATGTACCTGATGAAAGGGGCCTATTTTGGCATGGCCTCTGTGGCTCCCGGTACCGTGAATGTAGCAGGGCTCATTTCCTGCTTAAGCCAAGAGGCGCTGAATCCCCGCGAGACATTCCACCAGTTTTTTGAGAGCAGCCGCGCCTTGCCGCTGCAAAGAGCTCTAAAATCGGGAAAGCTGTTGTTTAAAGAGTGGATGGTCGGGCCGGTTCCGGAGTTTGGGATTCGTCCGCAGTCTCCCTGGCCGTCTGCTTATTTTGTTGGCGATGCCAAAGGAGTAATACCACCCGCTGCCGGTGGCGGGCTGTCGATGGCGCTCTCGTCCGGCGTTCTGGCTGCCGATTGCGCCCTGGAAGGGGATGCCAAATCCTACGACCAGCGCTGGAATGAGCGGTACAGACGAAGAATTTTTAAAGGGAAGCTTTTGCACCGCCTCTTCTTAAATCCGCTTCTTCTCCCGATGGCTGCACCTTTGGTCCGGATGATACCGGGAGCTGGAGAGAGACTGTATAGGATGACTCGCAGCTAGCCCAATCATTGAGTGTGAACGCTCGGGTATACTTTTTGGCCGATACTCTTTACGATTTGATTAACCGACACCTTGCTCGTGTCAAACTCTAGATCATAGCTGACGCCTCTATGCACAGATAAAAATTGCGCTCTGGCAGACCCGATCATCCGGTCGCCTCGTGCGCGCTCTCTCTCTTCAAGCACAGGCAGGGGAGTATGAATCCCAATGTAGATCACCTGGTAACCTCGTAGTGCCTCTCGCCAGGCATCCACACCCTCTTTGCCGAAGGCGATGTCGTCAATGATGATGAAGTAGCCGCTCTCAGCCATCAGCTGAACGATCTGTTTGAGCGTCTCGCTCACTTTTTTGGCAAAAGGGCCTATCTGAAGAAGCTGCATAGGCTTACCATCGATGTCTGTGGCAGCCTTCCAGCTAAATCCATGAGACGCCTCGCCCCCTGTCCAGTCGTTCACTTTTTCCGGCATCATGTTGATGAGCTGGTCAATCCCTACATGAAGATAGGGGTCCTTTAATGTGTGCTGCAGTTGTTTAATCAGCGTGCTTTTGCCTGAGCTCGAAGGGCCATT
Coding sequences:
- a CDS encoding type III polyketide synthase, which codes for MTVSILSLATKVPEASLNRETFVQRLQNHLSLSPEEAHFLKKVVRGTSIEKRHSVVADMFNPDSFPSVGQETSARSLLYQSVAPALAEDVSRAAVESWGGNVEAITHVISVSCTGCIAPGIEFLLVDRLGLSRSVERLGINFMGCFGAFKGLAVAKALALENPKNRVLLVCTELCSLHFQHASTKETLVANSLFGDGAAAVVVGALATSNEKPLLSLKGQASLALPGSLDLMTWSVGDTGFKMELSPKVPEAIGEYIVPFSKKLAAPHTDFHECTFAVHPGGRAIVETVAKACSLNESQLEASWSVLRQYGNMSSPTFLFVLDEVLKKKSDSPWVLGLGFGPGLSIEGLLLKRE
- a CDS encoding chloramphenicol phosphotransferase CPT family protein gives rise to the protein MVIQYFLDFLCLFSHPVVGGDILPKTEKALYQIIYINGPSSSGKSTLIKQLQHTLKDPYLHVGIDQLINMMPEKVNDWTGGEASHGFSWKAATDIDGKPMQLLQIGPFAKKVSETLKQIVQLMAESGYFIIIDDIAFGKEGVDAWREALRGYQVIYIGIHTPLPVLEERERARGDRMIGSARAQFLSVHRGVSYDLEFDTSKVSVNQIVKSIGQKVYPSVHTQ
- a CDS encoding methyltransferase domain-containing protein yields the protein MWQRERSNEQEILDLGPLYYTQEEYALCLKHLSRINQLLGGYRAVRKALKGSNPRSILEVGMGGGGLSRRLSRWFPNASVLGVDINPEAVAYARAMMPQGQSNLSFELQKTKSLPYREGAFDVVTTMLVTHHMDDEELIDFLKESYRIASSLVVINDLQRHLLAYVAFSVVAPLLFPSRLIWHDGRLSIRRSFKRGDWIRLLKKAGFQEGQYKLSWNFPFRWTLTLVKQ
- a CDS encoding NAD(P)/FAD-dependent oxidoreductase, which gives rise to MKADCLIIGGGVAGLSALNRLIDRGVRAVLLEERSFPAHKMCGEFISPEALPLLKQWDIEPAAAISSVCLVSPRSDLYIPLKECAGGLSRYLLDDALARRAIERGAEVVCGVKVLGVEGPQGAEEPYRVQLDSGVVFEAKTLIVSTGRLPGSYTTSSQPAFCYVGAKAHFEGIDCGEQLTMYLMKGAYFGMASVAPGTVNVAGLISCLSQEALNPRETFHQFFESSRALPLQRALKSGKLLFKEWMVGPVPEFGIRPQSPWPSAYFVGDAKGVIPPAAGGGLSMALSSGVLAADCALEGDAKSYDQRWNERYRRRIFKGKLLHRLFLNPLLLPMAAPLVRMIPGAGERLYRMTRS